In Lolium rigidum isolate FL_2022 chromosome 7, APGP_CSIRO_Lrig_0.1, whole genome shotgun sequence, the DNA window CGCCCATCAGCATCGCCACCACCCTTGACATGGGCGGACGCTGGTGGGCCGAGCCCTGGGTGCACATGAGTGCCACCTTGATGGCTCGGAGCACCTCCTCGCTGTTGAACTCCTCAAGCCTCGGGTCGAGCATGTCTAGAGGACGGTTGTCCTCGTACAGTTCCCAGACCTGAAAGCATCGAGATGGTACACACTCGGGTGGGTTAACTAGTTTCAATCATGTTTTATTCCGAGAAATGATCTTTTAACTAATAACAAAGAAATCACCAGGGCCTAGATTTCCTCCTGGCGCTTACCCATTCAAATATATAAACCTTGTCTTCGTCCTTAGTGTAATAATTAGGTCTTCCAGCTAAAGTCTCCAACACCACAACACCAAATGCAAACACATCAACCTTCTCTGTCATACGGCCTCTCATGGCATACTCAGGTGCGAGATAACCACTTGACAAATGAGAGGAAAATAATCGTTAGCATACCAATAGAAAACAATACATGAACGTAAAGATTAACAAGAATGCACTTACAATGTGCCAGCAACTTTGGTGCTGACATGTGTCTCCTTATCATCATAAAGTTTTGCAAGCCCGAAATCGGAGATCTTTGGATTGAGATTGGCATCAAGTAAGATATTGCTAGCCTTTATGTCCCTGTGCACAACACAGATGCTAGATTCTTCATGAAGATATGCCAGACCTCTTGCAATGCCTAAGCATATCTCAAAACGTGTTGGCCAGTCTAAGTATGCACACCCTTTTTCTGCAAATATAGGAGTAAGTTTTTAGTTGTCTATACTAAGTCTGAATTTGTAGATATGCAGCTGCATCAATCAACAGAATTTGTACCAAACAAAGCACGGTCCAGGCTTCCGTTCTCCAAGTACTCGTAAACCAGCAACGGCTTATTGCCCTCAAGGCAGCAACCATACAGCTTCACAAGATTGCGATGTTGTACCCGAGATATAGTTTCTATTTCCGTCGCGAATTCTTTTTTCCCCTGATGAGATGCTTCAGACAGCTGCTTCACTGCCACGAACCTACCATCAGTTAACTTTCCCTGCAAAAAGACACTGTCATCATTCACTCCAGATACACTGAAATAGACTCCCCCTCTTCTTATTTTGAAGAGAAACAGTGGGAAAGACTGCCACTGcaattttattccccctcttcattTTAGGAATTTTATGGGCATGTAGATGCAAAACAAATAATTACAAAAATTTAACCCGCATAAACAGGTTTGTCTTTTAAAGTTCTAATGTTTACTTATACTACTAGCTTATCGGAAGCTCCTTCCGGAAGGAAGATTTTAAAGGAAATTCAAGACTATAAGTACAAAATGAACTAACCTTATAGACCGACCCATATCCTCCTTGACCAAGAAGGTTATTAGAACTGAAATTTTCAGTAGCTGACCTCAGTTCACTATAACTGAGGACATTAGGTCTTCCCACAATATTATACAACTCTGCAAGACAtcacaaaaaatataaaaaacttAATTTGACTGCTCTTTTTCTCGCTTAGAGTAAAAAGAGATCCTAGTATATCTCATACCTTCTTGCTCCAGTGATAGTTTTCGCCTTTTCTgtatccaaacaaagataccagCAAGTGTTGTCAATCCTAAAACTGCCACACCAACTATAACTCCCACAATCACACCTGTTTTACCACCTTTCTTCTTTGACGCAGCATTACCTACTGTAGGGTTGAAATCTGACAAAAAGTTCACTAGTTAGAAATGTGATGTCAACATACAAGTATATTTCAAGTGAGGTCAAATTAAAGGTTCTACTTGTTAGAGATGTATAGACCCTTTTCATGTATATCCCCACTCTATAAGGAGTCCTCTGCACATTGCCACTCTTGTACATGTATTAGCTTTTGGCTCCCTGCGAATGATAGTTCCTCATtctaatatggtatcagagccaagctagggtttccgCGCACTGCAACTCCTTGCTAGTTCCACCACCATCGTCGGCGTCGAAATCCTAGTCCGGTGCGCTCTCCTTTGGCCCTCCCGTGGATGATAGTTTCCCattctaacatggtatcagatccCAGATAGGGTCTCCGCACACTACAACTCCGTGCTagttccaccaccatcttcatcgtcgaAATCCTAGTTGCTGCTCTCTCTGCTCCGATTTGTGCAGGCCGTCCCAGTCAAGTCTATGTCTTCGTCAAGCCCATGTCCTCTCAGCCCCCTTTCCAGCCGGATCGTGTCGTTGTCGGCCTCCTCTGGCGCAGTAGGTCACCGTCGGCGCTTCTTCGTACCCCCGCTACAGGCCGTCGCTGCCCCCAGCAACTCTGGCCGCCACAGATCCCGGCCAGGGTCATCCCGTTTGGCCGGCCACCGCCCCGATCTGCTAGCCCCGCCACGATTCGGCTAGCCATGCCTCGATTCGGCCAACCTCTGTCCTAATTCGCTCGTCGCCTGCTCCTCTCGTAAGGATGGGCATTCACCTGGCTCCCTCACGGGCGCTCTTCTTCTCTCACTCTGAGCAATGACCACCAGGGGCCATTCCACCAAAAAAGTCATAGAGAGCAAGGAATCATTATGGCATCCTCTTCGCCGAGCTATGTTAGCATTCCTTATTTCCTGATGATTTTTGATGGTACCAACTATGGTGAGTTTATTGCCTTCATGCGCATCCATATGTGTGGTCTTCGACTTTGGGATGTTCTCACTAGCGAGGTCTCTTGTCTATTGTGCCATGTTGCTCATGTGGCTCCTACTCCGCCCATGTCACCGGTCCTTGCTGCCGATGCTTCCCTGGCTGCCAAGGATGCAACCAAGGTTGTCGAGGTCATTGCAGATGATGCATATGATCAACAGGTACTTGACTATTCGGCTGCTCTTGGTACCTGTCGTGATCGTCTGGCTACTTACACTCAatggtgtgatgaggatgctaAGGCTGCCACAGTTCCCTCTCAGAGTGTTTAGCCTCAGTTTTCTTCTGAGTTTATGTGCCCCACTATTGTCTCTAAGATGTGGTCTCACATgttgaagtgtacaagtagatcgCCAAGCTCGTTCCACCAGTTCGgaattttggttgcgttggctagtgcatgaactttaacatggtatcagagcccagggtctcgagttcgaatcctggctttcgcaatttatcctaaaattgttaTTGCCCCCTCGGTGTCTTCGTATAGGCACGTATAGGCCTCTTGAGCCTGCctctgatgctacacatgttgattTGTCTTCCTTATCTTCCCATCAGTTCGgatttttggttgcgttggctagtgcatgaagcttaacatcacTTTCGTCAGCAGTATCATCATTGTGGTGATTCTCTCTACTTATTTGTGGTCCGTTAGGAACATGCTTTTCAGTAGGGTGGCTCCACTGTTGATGAGTTCTTCAAACAGAGCTCTACTATCTGGCGCAAGCTTGACTCACTTCGCAGTGTTGTCTGTGGTACTTGCCCGTGTTGCTGGACTGTGATGTCTGAATTGGAGTTTCAGCGAATCTATCGGTTCTTGTCTCGGCTTCATCTATAGTTTGAGCCGCAACGTGCTCAGTTGTTTGCTTGGTGCTTCCTATCTCAGAGGTGTTGTATGAGCTTCGAGCCGAGGAGACTCGTCTGCGTAGTGCTGGTTTTCTTGCGGTACCCTCTGTTGTTCTTGCTGCTTGAGCTCCTGCCTTGCCGGTTGCTGCCCCAGGGCCTCTCATTCTAGTGCTTCGTCGCTTCTACCCACACCGCCTAGTAGCCGCAGTCGCTCTTCTCGTGGCGGGGGGATGATCTCACTCGCGCTATTGTGGCTACTGTTGGAGGCATGGTCATTATGAGTCTGTTTCCAGAATCATGGTGTACCCACTTCCTCTACCGGGACTCGTGCCTCTTCTTCGACTATTGACTTAACCGCGCCAGATATTCTGAAGCTTAAGTGCATGTTTGCTTCCTATGGCTCTTCTTTGACGGGTTATGCAGGCTCTATGACAGGTGCTTCTAGCACTGTCTACACATCCAGGAACATTTTCGTGGGTTCTGGATTCCAGAGCTTCTTTTCACCTGTCTTCTGATTCTTCCGCTCTTTATTCTCTTCGACCTCTTGATTTTCCTATTAATGTTCTCACTGCTGACGGCACTTCTCATTTAGTTGCTAGCCGTGGCAACCTTTCTAGTTTGTGCTTCTCTTTTCCAGATATTTCGCATATTCCCATCTTACCACAAATTTATTTTCCGCTGCTCAGCCCACTGAATCTGGATGTCAcgtcattcttgatgttgattcttgttctgtCCATGACCGTCACGCTAGATCTTTGGTTGGGGCTGTCCCCCGACGTCGTGACTCCTAGAGTCTTTGGAAGCTCGACTAGATTCATGTttatttcagcagtggcatcatcgacttggtcatctttgtggttctcATTTGtcatctttagttcgttgaggtcTTCTCAAGTGTCACGGTTGTATACTTGGAAAACAGACTCAGATACCTTATCTCACTAGCAATTCAATGTTTGGGCGTCCTTTCGACTTGGTCCATTCTTAtgtatggggtccggctcccttagcTTCAAAGGGGGGCATCTCTACTATGTTATATTTATTGATGAAttctctcgccacacttggattTACTTGATGACTTCTCGCGGCGAGGTTCTCTCTCTATATAAGTGCTTTGTTGTCATGGTTCACACTTAGTTTTCCACGTGTATTCGTGTGTTCGAGCTGACTCAGCTGGCGAGTATATATCTTAGAtgttgcgtggttttcttgctgagcagggtacTCTTGCCCATTTCTCTTTCATGTCGCTCATGCTCAGATTGTcgtggctgagcgcaagcatcgccacctgcttgagacggctcgtgcgatgatgatcgcCGCCTCTCTTCCTCGCTCCTCACATTTGAGCTGAAGTTCTTTTTTgtttccacctatctcatcaatATTCAACCCTAAACTGCACAGCAGGGTGGCATTCCTATCGAGCGTCTTTCTAGTCATTCTCCTAATTAATCGGCGCTCCGCTTGTTTGTTTGCGTTTGTTATGTCCTTCTTACACCGCGCGAACGTGCTAAACTAACTGCTCAGTATGTTgagtgtgtgtttcttggatatagtgatgagcataagggctatcgttgTTAGGATTATGTTGGTCGTCGGATGTGCATTTCGCGGGATGTGACATTTCATGAGTCTCGTCCATTCTATCCGTGTCCTTCCTTCTTGACTTTTTCTATAGAGAACATCTCTATTTCTCATGTTTCCTGATTCTCCTCCCTTTGTGCCTCGCGTTCCCACTCCTCCATCTCCCcccattgccgatctaacacagTCTTCACCTTGCAGTTTCTCTTCTCCTTCGTTGCAAGACTCTCCACGTTCTTCACCAATGTctccctcctcttcctcgccTACGGTGATCCATCCTCATTCTCCATTTCAGTTTCACTATTCTAGTCATCGACGTGTTGTGGATGCTCCTCCTGACATATCTTCCGCTTTTGGTGTGCCGTCTTCTACGCCCGATCCGCCTCATAATCTTTGTGCTTGGCCTTGTCCCCAACCTTATCCTATGCTACTACCCGCTATGGTCTTTCCACTGTCCTTGAGCCGAATTCTTATCGTGAAGTTgttgctcatcccgaatggcaggtAGTGATGGAAGAGGAGAGATTGCCACGCTGGAGCACATTGGCAACTGGGATGTGGTTACTCATCCTCTTTCTATTCGTCCCATCACGTGCAGGTGGGTCTATAAGATCAAGACTCGCTCCTATGGTTCTCTCGAACGCTACAAAGCTcatcttgtggctcgtggttttcagcaggagcatggcaGTGATTATGATGAGACATTTGCTCATGTGGCTCATATGATCACTATTCACACTCTTCTTGCTATTGCTTCTGTTCGTCATTGGTCTGTCTCTCAGCTTAATGTTCATGATGTCTTTCTTAATGGTGAGTTacatgaggaggtttacatgcagccaccTGGGTACTCTATTCCGGATGGCATGGTATGTCATCTCCGGCTCTCCATGCTCCCTCTATGGCAATAAGCAAGCCCCTCATGCATAGTTTCAGTGTTTCACCTCGGTGGTGACCGCGACTATAGCTTCTCACCTAGCGCACATGATCCAACGTTGTTTGTCCACACCTCTTCTCGTGGTTGGACTCTCCTTCTGCTCTATATTGACGACATAATCATCACTAGTGACGACTCTGAGTACATTACCTTTGCTAAGTCCCGTCTTCGTgagcagtttcttatgactgatcttggtcctcttcgctactttcttaggattgatttttcttctacctctgatggcttctatatctcccaggagaagtaCATCCATGACCTCCTAACTCGTGCCCTCTTGGTGACGAGCGCActgtcgatactcctatggaccTCAATGTGTTCACCTGCGTGCTTCTGATGGTGATCCCCTGTCTGATTCAACGCGCTATCGTCACTTCGTTGAGAGCCTTGTCTATCTAGCTGTCACTTGACCAAATATTTCATATCTTGTCCACATTCTCAGTCAGTTTGTTTCTTCTTCCACCTCGGTCAACTACATTCACCTCCTTTGTGTCCTAcgatatcttcgtggcacgatctctCGTCGTCTCTTTTTTCCTCGCACTAGCTCCTTACAACTCTAGGCCTACTCAGATGATATGTGGCCTAGTGATCATCCAGATCGCCATTCACTTTGTGTTGTTTGGTGGTTCCATtgtttggaagacgaagaaacaaatTGTGGTTTCCTATTCGTGTGcagaggctgagttgcgagctcTAGCTAGCTTGACTACAAAACAACCTCTTACAAAGGACTCACCCACAAGATGCTCTCTTCCTCTCCTTGCCGCCACAACAGCCTGCTCACTCTTTTCATAAGATGGCATTATTCATATCTGGAACTCAAGAAATTCTAGGTAACTACTCACCAGACTGTATCATCACATACGTAAAATGCATGCGCATCCCTCCAGTACACGAGCCCCATTCTTATTGATACTTTCCATATGATCTAACTACAATTTTAGTGGATTCCGAAAAAGGTTGCGTTATATTCTGCGGGCTTGAGCGGATGTTAACCTTTGCCACCATTAGATACATTCCGCATCTCTCTACTACATTAGGCAAATCTTCTAGATCAACCACTCCTGCTGCCATTGCCCTCACtgcaccttgctctgataccatgaggaAAAAAGTTGagggcctaaccttaggttagggtTTACACCGTCGACTAGGAAAAACTCCTTCTGATAATTAGGTCACGAAACATTGGGTGGAAGCAACTTATataggacagacactgggatgggCAAAATGGGCCACATAGAACATGAAGAAGACCCACCAGGTTATCAAACAGACATCTCCACGGTTATTCAAGATTTAGAGAGTTAAACATCTCATGCAGATTTCCTGGGTACCACTAGATAAAGGCTGACTTTCACGAAGGGAAAAATTAAACCACCACATAACGACATGTGGCAGCGCGTGTGGGCCCCGTGTTCGCGCCCCGCGTGCGTACTCGCCCCACTTGCACCATGATTAGTACTCTCGCGCGGACCatgcacacgagtacagttgcacacagcacacgagtacagttgcgcACAACAGACACGTGCATTTGAACACACGT includes these proteins:
- the LOC124671337 gene encoding probable LRR receptor-like serine/threonine-protein kinase At1g56140, with protein sequence MRRHRRSLPMQTRRCGLPMQTRRRSRPMQRRHRSSRCSAATAAPDAAPPSRPPDAAPLPQLPKLRRHRGLLKHRRRLGRPMQLHRAAASPPVANARARSTQRRRPEVTQPAVEIWAAKAPELQTPTSTTAHVASTPPPSDHAAAPHDQRCALANRSSPRHHRRTKGRKDFNPTVGNAASKKKGGKTGVIVGVIVGVAVLGLTTLAGIFVWIQKRRKLSLEQEELYNIVGRPNVLSYSELRSATENFSSNNLLGQGGYGSVYKGKLTDGRFVAVKQLSEASHQGKKEFATEIETISRVQHRNLVKLYGCCLEGNKPLLVYEYLENGSLDRALFEKGCAYLDWPTRFEICLGIARGLAYLHEESSICVVHRDIKASNILLDANLNPKISDFGLAKLYDDKETHVSTKVAGTFGYLAPEYAMRGRMTEKVDVFAFGVVVLETLAGRPNYYTKDEDKVYIFEWVWELYEDNRPLDMLDPRLEEFNSEEVLRAIKVALMCTQGSAHQRPPMSRVVAMLMGDIETPDGVTKPSYITEWEIKGGGDTSYVISSVSGQSSSASRVCGSSQIISSVIY